Below is a window of bacterium DNA.
GCTGGGCGGCGCGACGTTGCTCGTGGTGCCGTTGACCGACAGCTCGTCGCCGGGGCCGACCGGGGTCTGCCCGACGTTCGCGTCCACGCGAAACACGACCTTGACCGGCCGCCAGGTCGTGGTGCAGCGGTCGAAGTGGACCACGGGCAGGTCCAGGGGGCCGAGGATCCCGCCGACGGTGTCGAAGAGCTCGTCGTTCAGGAAGACGCCGCGGTCGCCCTGCGCAAAGCACTCGTAGGCGTCGTTGAGCAGGAACTTGTAGGTCACGTTCTTGCGCGAGCCGGCCGGGAAGGTGACGGCGACGGAGTAGATGCCGTCGGCGGCCGTCGCGTCCGGGGCGACGCCGTCATCAGCCAGCAGGTTGATCGAGGGGACGGTGTAGTCCAGCGGCGCGTCGGAGCCGTTGACCGCCACGACGTCGCCGGGCGTGAAGCCGTAGACGTTCAGGTCCACGTGCAGCAGCACGTCGATGGCGTGGGCGGTGAACTGGGTCGGGTCCGCGTCGTTCCACCACACGTCCAGGACATCCTGGGCGCCGGTGGCGAGGTCCATGACGTGGTTGCGGTTGCCGGCGATCGGCTCGTAGGTCGCGCAGTTGTAGACCCACTTCCACTCCAGGTTGGCCGTGGCGGCGCCGGTGCCGCAGTTGCCGGGCAGGCAGAAGTCGGAGGCGACCTCGTAGACGCCGCCGCCCTGGTCCACGCCGGACATGCCGTCGCACAGCGACCAGGTCAGCGGCAGCGTGCCGCCCTCGACGGTGAAACTGCCGTAGGGGGGCGTCTGGCTCGTCAGGAACTGGCTCATGCGGCCGCGGAACACAACGTTCTTGATGGCGAAGCAGGCCGTGCTGCCCGCGACGATCGGGTTGCCGGCGGCGTCCTGCACGTTGCTCACCGTCACGGTGTACATCGTGGCGCTGGCGCCGATGTCGGCCGCCAGCGCGAGGTGCACGACGTTCTGGTTGAGGGCGTCGCGCGTGGCCGTGTTGACCGTCGCCCCGGTGACCAGGTAGTTGCCGGGCGTCTGCGAGGTGGCGAGCCCGACCGGCTCGCTGAAGGTGACGTCCACGACGCCCGCGGTCAGGTGCTGCGCTCCCGACAGGGTCGGCGGGTCGTTGTCGGCGGCGTTCATGACGGTGAAGGCCAGGTAGTCGATCATCGGGATGTCGACGGGCGTGTCCCAGGTCGTCGAGCCCGGGGTCGAGAGCTGGCTGGCGTCGTTGGCGGCGGCGTCCAGGGGGCCCTTGGTCGGGCTGTCCTGGGTGACCCAGGCCTCGACGTTGATGTTCGCCCCCGGCGCGACGCCCAGCGAGGCAAGCAGCACGCCGATCTCGGCGAAGCCGTTGCCGGCGATCCAGCCGAGCGCCCCGTTGCCGGGCGCCGAGAGGTTGGCCCAGGCGGAGCCGTTCCAGTACATGCCGCCCTGCCAGTTGTTGTCGAGGTTCACGTAGAACATGAAGTCGGGCTTGTTGGCCGCGAGGCTCCACTCGAGCTGCCGGCCCCAGGGATCGAGGGTGCCGCCGGCGGGGGTGCCCACGTCGATGGCGATGCCCAGCTGGACCGTGCCGAAGGTGCCGTTCTCGTGGTCGAAGCCGACGTAGAGCTTCACGGCGTCGTTGGTCACGTAGAAGTCGCCGATGTCGATCTGGGTGAACTGGGTGTCGCCGCCGTCGGCGTCCAGCAGGTTAGCCGGATTGAAATCGTTGACGCCGTCGATGGCGATGGTCTGCGGCACCTGGGCCGCGAGCGCCGTCGGCAGGGCCAGGGCGATCACGGCCAGCAGGGCGGCGCGGACCGGGGTTCGGGTGGTGCGCATGGACATCCTCCTCATTTCACCAGGGTGAGCGTCCGGGTCGCGACCCGGCCGCCGTGAACGAGCTTGCAGACATACGTGCCGGCGGCCAGGGGACGGTCGTCGTCGCCGACGCCGCGCCACGCCACCGCGTGGGGACCGGGGGCCAGCGGTCCGTCGACCAGCACGGCCACGCGTTCCCCCTTCAGGTTGAAGACGGCCAGGCTGACGGGCGCGGCCTCGTCGCCGGGCAACTCGAAACGGATCAGGGTCCGGGGGTTGAAGGGGTTGGGGTACGGCGGCGACAGCGCCAGCAGCGCGGGCGCGGGCGGGACCGCGGTCGTCGTCCAGGCGTCGGGCAGGCCGTCGTCGTCGTCGTCGACGGTGAAGGTCCAGACGGTGTCGATCGTCGGCAGCGCCGCGGCCGCGTTGCTGGGCGCCGAGTCGCCCCCGAGCACGCCGCCGGGCTCGGGGTCCCAGCACAGCGACGCCACCACCGAGAGCGTGGCGCCGGCGGGCACCCGTCCGGCGCCCAGCCCGAACAGGGTGTCCCAGGGGATGGCGATCTCGCTGCCGCCGAGGTCGCCGTTCAGGTGCTGGGAATCGAACGCCGACTCGATCTCGCCGGTGAGGTCGGCGGTCGTCGTCGGCGAGAGGATCCGCCAGAAGGAGTCGCCGTCCCAGACCGACTGGTGCTGGTAGCAGCCGTACTGGAAGTCGGCGCGGAAGCCCGGCGCCGTGAAGAGCGCGCCGCGCTCCCAGACATTGATCGCCGCGAGGTTGGTCTGGCCCGCGGGGCCGCCGGGGTCGGTGTCCAGGTACAGCAGCCAGGAGTTGCCGTCGACCCGGCCGTCGATGGCCAGGTAGAGGTAGGTGTCGTCCCAGCAGGCGTGCAGGCCGTCGATCTCGTTGCTGGCGGTCCACGCGGAGTCCGTGGGGTCGGCCAGGGAGAGGTAGCCGTCCCACTCGCCCGCCTCGATGCGCCCGTCGAGGGCCACGAGCGTCGGCGCGCGCAGCGCGATCGCGACGTCGTCGGCCGCGGTCACGGGCGTGTTGCCGGCGCCGCCGGGGTCGCGCACGGCGTCGGCCGCCACGAGCAGGCGCAGGTCGGCGGGCGCCAGGGCCGCCAGCGCCGCGCCGTCGGCGGCGTCCAGTTGCAGGGTGAGCGCGTAGCCGGCGAGGGTCTCGACCACCGTGGTCGCGGCGCCCAGGACCAGTTCGGCCGCGCCGTCGGCGTCCTCGTCGACGCCGAAGCCCGTCGGGTCCAGCGTGGCCGGCGCCGCCGCCTGGTCGAAGGTCACGACCAGCCGGCGCGAGGTCGGGTAGAAGTCGGCCGCCACGGGCCGCGGTCCGAGGTCGTCGGTCAGCGAGTCGGCCAGCGCGCGCAGTTCGGCGATCTCGCCGCCGGCGCCGGGCGCGCCCGTCACGCCGGCGAACAGCCGCACCGCGAAGGTCCCGGCGCCCTTGATCTCGTCGCCCTTCATGAGCGTGCCGGCGAACTCGCCCTGGTGCGACGCGCCGGCGGTGCCCAGCACCCAGGCCGCGGTCAGGCCGGTCCAGGGATTGCGCTGGCCCATGTAGGCGGCGTCGGCGACCCAGACGCGGTCCATCTGCGCGTTCCACACCAGGTCGACCAGGGAGGGCGAGAAGCCGCTGCGGATCCAGTGGGTGCCCGCGCCCACGCGGTAGACGGCCTCCAGGAAGCTGTCGCCCTCGGTCAGGGTGATCTCCTTGGACACCTCCCCGCGCGTCGCGCGCAGCGTCACGGTCGGGCCGGCGCCCTGGACGACCTGCAGGTCGTAGGTCTCGTGCTGGTGGTCCGGGCTCACGTCGCTGAAGGCGCCGACGTGGTTGGAATCGTTGTAGTCCGCTTCGCCGTTCCAGGAGGCGTTGTCGCTGCCGATGGCCGTGTCGCCGACGCCCGGCCCCTTGACGAACAGGTTGACCAGGCGGCCGCCGGCGGCCTCGAAGACCGCGTACAGGCGGTCGTTGAACAGGACGACCTCGTCGTACCCGTCGTTGTCGACGTCGGCCGCGTAGGCCGCCGTGGTCAGCGCGTAGAGACCCGCGGCCCAGCGCGAGGCCTCGGCGTAGACCAGCGCCTGCTTCACGTGCGCGGAGTAGTTGTGCTCCCAGCCGGGGATCGGCCCCACGATGCCCTCGTGCCAGGCCGTCTCGTAGAGGTTGGTCATCATCACGTACCAGCCGGCCTGCGAGATGTGGTTGTCCGGGGCCGCCATCAGCGCGGTGTAAGCGTCGTTCCACAGGGCGCCGTAGTTCTTGCAGCTGCCGCCCGCGCCGGCGCAGTTGCCGCTGCCGTCGCCGCCGGCGACCCAGGGCACCCAGCCGGCCCAGTGCCCGTACCAGCCGTTGTCGCCGCCGCCGTA
It encodes the following:
- a CDS encoding Ig-like domain-containing protein; protein product: MRTTRTPVRAALLAVIALALPTALAAQVPQTIAIDGVNDFNPANLLDADGGDTQFTQIDIGDFYVTNDAVKLYVGFDHENGTFGTVQLGIAIDVGTPAGGTLDPWGRQLEWSLAANKPDFMFYVNLDNNWQGGMYWNGSAWANLSAPGNGALGWIAGNGFAEIGVLLASLGVAPGANINVEAWVTQDSPTKGPLDAAANDASQLSTPGSTTWDTPVDIPMIDYLAFTVMNAADNDPPTLSGAQHLTAGVVDVTFSEPVGLATSQTPGNYLVTGATVNTATRDALNQNVVHLALAADIGASATMYTVTVSNVQDAAGNPIVAGSTACFAIKNVVFRGRMSQFLTSQTPPYGSFTVEGGTLPLTWSLCDGMSGVDQGGGVYEVASDFCLPGNCGTGAATANLEWKWVYNCATYEPIAGNRNHVMDLATGAQDVLDVWWNDADPTQFTAHAIDVLLHVDLNVYGFTPGDVVAVNGSDAPLDYTVPSINLLADDGVAPDATAADGIYSVAVTFPAGSRKNVTYKFLLNDAYECFAQGDRGVFLNDELFDTVGGILGPLDLPVVHFDRCTTTWRPVKVVFRVDANVGQTPVGPGDELSVNGTTSNVAPPS